One part of the Tachysurus fulvidraco isolate hzauxx_2018 chromosome 23, HZAU_PFXX_2.0, whole genome shotgun sequence genome encodes these proteins:
- the tcea2 gene encoding transcription elongation factor A protein 2 isoform X1 has protein sequence MAKDQEVERIAKKLDKMVHKNNTDGAMDLLRELKNMKMSLETLQSTRIGMSVNAVRKHSSDEEVQTLAKSLIKAWKKLLDGSEGKTEEKKKVPPPLQSSSKDRPGSSDFSKRPETPKTPTTSTTPTTPTTPTTPKMTSFPPPQVTTDSVRNKCRELLVSALQTDDDFKTIGADCEALAAEIEDFIYKEFKSTDMKYKARLRSRISNLKDQKNPDLRRNVLCGNISSERIASMTAEEMASAELKEIRKALTKESIREHQLSKVGGTETDMFVCGKCKGKSCTYTQVQTRSADEPMTTFVMCNDCGNRWKFC, from the exons ATGGCGAAGGATCAAGAAGTCGAACGCATCGCCAAAAAGCTGGACAAAATGGTGCACAAAAACAACACG GATGGCGCCATGGACCTTTTAAGGGAATTGAAGAACATGAAGATGTCACTAGAGACCCTGCAG TCCACACGGATTGGGATGTCCGTGAATGCTGTGAGGAAGCACAGTTCAGACGAGGAAGTACAGACTCTGGCGAAGTCCCTCATCAAGGCCTGGAAAAAACTGCTTG ATGGCTCTGAGGGCaagacagaagaaaagaaaaaggtacCTCCCCCTCTTCAGTCATCATCAAAAGACAGACCAGGATCAAGTGACTTCag taAGAGACCAGAGACGCCAAAGACTCCCACCACCTCTACAACCCCTACAACCCCTACAACCCCAACAACCCCTAAGATGACCTCGTTCCCCCCTCCTCAAGTAACAACTGACAGTGTACGCAATAAATGCAGAGAGCTCCTCGTCTCAGCCCTGCAGACGGACG atgatTTCAAAACAATTGGAGCAGATTGTGAAGCTTTGGCAGCAGAGATTGAAGATT TCATCTACAAAGAGTTTAAATCCACTGACATGAAGTATAAGGCTCGGTTGAGGAGCCGCATCTCCAACCTGAAAGACCAGAAGAATCCTGACCTGCGCCGAAACGTGCTGTGTGGCAACATCAGCTCCGAACGCATTGCCTCCATGACTGCAGAG GAGATGGCAAGTGCTGAGCTGAAAGAGATAAGGAAGGCACTAACTAAAGAGTCCATTCGGGAGCACCAGCTCTCTAAAGTAGGCGGCACTGAGACTGACATGTTTGTCTGTGGAAAGTGCAAGGGCAAGAGCTGCACCTACACACAG GTTCAGACTCGCAGTGCTGATGAACCCATGACCACGTTTGTGATGTGCAACGATTGTGGCAACCGGTGGAAG TTTTGTTAA
- the tcea2 gene encoding transcription elongation factor A protein 2 isoform X3, whose product MCSSIRKQDGAMDLLRELKNMKMSLETLQSTRIGMSVNAVRKHSSDEEVQTLAKSLIKAWKKLLDGSEGKTEEKKKVPPPLQSSSKDRPGSSDFSKRPETPKTPTTSTTPTTPTTPTTPKMTSFPPPQVTTDSVRNKCRELLVSALQTDDDFKTIGADCEALAAEIEDFIYKEFKSTDMKYKARLRSRISNLKDQKNPDLRRNVLCGNISSERIASMTAEEMASAELKEIRKALTKESIREHQLSKVGGTETDMFVCGKCKGKSCTYTQVQTRSADEPMTTFVMCNDCGNRWKFC is encoded by the exons ATGTGCAGCAGCATCAGGAAGCAG GATGGCGCCATGGACCTTTTAAGGGAATTGAAGAACATGAAGATGTCACTAGAGACCCTGCAG TCCACACGGATTGGGATGTCCGTGAATGCTGTGAGGAAGCACAGTTCAGACGAGGAAGTACAGACTCTGGCGAAGTCCCTCATCAAGGCCTGGAAAAAACTGCTTG ATGGCTCTGAGGGCaagacagaagaaaagaaaaaggtacCTCCCCCTCTTCAGTCATCATCAAAAGACAGACCAGGATCAAGTGACTTCag taAGAGACCAGAGACGCCAAAGACTCCCACCACCTCTACAACCCCTACAACCCCTACAACCCCAACAACCCCTAAGATGACCTCGTTCCCCCCTCCTCAAGTAACAACTGACAGTGTACGCAATAAATGCAGAGAGCTCCTCGTCTCAGCCCTGCAGACGGACG atgatTTCAAAACAATTGGAGCAGATTGTGAAGCTTTGGCAGCAGAGATTGAAGATT TCATCTACAAAGAGTTTAAATCCACTGACATGAAGTATAAGGCTCGGTTGAGGAGCCGCATCTCCAACCTGAAAGACCAGAAGAATCCTGACCTGCGCCGAAACGTGCTGTGTGGCAACATCAGCTCCGAACGCATTGCCTCCATGACTGCAGAG GAGATGGCAAGTGCTGAGCTGAAAGAGATAAGGAAGGCACTAACTAAAGAGTCCATTCGGGAGCACCAGCTCTCTAAAGTAGGCGGCACTGAGACTGACATGTTTGTCTGTGGAAAGTGCAAGGGCAAGAGCTGCACCTACACACAG GTTCAGACTCGCAGTGCTGATGAACCCATGACCACGTTTGTGATGTGCAACGATTGTGGCAACCGGTGGAAG TTTTGTTAA
- the tcea2 gene encoding transcription elongation factor A protein 2 isoform X2 encodes MCSSIRKQVALGRVQDGAMDLLRELKNMKMSLETLQSTRIGMSVNAVRKHSSDEEVQTLAKSLIKAWKKLLDGSEGKTEEKKKVPPPLQSSSKDRPGSSDFSKRPETPKTPTTSTTPTTPTTPTTPKMTSFPPPQVTTDSVRNKCRELLVSALQTDDDFKTIGADCEALAAEIEDFIYKEFKSTDMKYKARLRSRISNLKDQKNPDLRRNVLCGNISSERIASMTAEEMASAELKEIRKALTKESIREHQLSKVGGTETDMFVCGKCKGKSCTYTQVQTRSADEPMTTFVMCNDCGNRWKFC; translated from the exons ATGTGCAGCAGCATCAGGAAGCAGGTAGCGCTGGGGCGCGTTCAG GATGGCGCCATGGACCTTTTAAGGGAATTGAAGAACATGAAGATGTCACTAGAGACCCTGCAG TCCACACGGATTGGGATGTCCGTGAATGCTGTGAGGAAGCACAGTTCAGACGAGGAAGTACAGACTCTGGCGAAGTCCCTCATCAAGGCCTGGAAAAAACTGCTTG ATGGCTCTGAGGGCaagacagaagaaaagaaaaaggtacCTCCCCCTCTTCAGTCATCATCAAAAGACAGACCAGGATCAAGTGACTTCag taAGAGACCAGAGACGCCAAAGACTCCCACCACCTCTACAACCCCTACAACCCCTACAACCCCAACAACCCCTAAGATGACCTCGTTCCCCCCTCCTCAAGTAACAACTGACAGTGTACGCAATAAATGCAGAGAGCTCCTCGTCTCAGCCCTGCAGACGGACG atgatTTCAAAACAATTGGAGCAGATTGTGAAGCTTTGGCAGCAGAGATTGAAGATT TCATCTACAAAGAGTTTAAATCCACTGACATGAAGTATAAGGCTCGGTTGAGGAGCCGCATCTCCAACCTGAAAGACCAGAAGAATCCTGACCTGCGCCGAAACGTGCTGTGTGGCAACATCAGCTCCGAACGCATTGCCTCCATGACTGCAGAG GAGATGGCAAGTGCTGAGCTGAAAGAGATAAGGAAGGCACTAACTAAAGAGTCCATTCGGGAGCACCAGCTCTCTAAAGTAGGCGGCACTGAGACTGACATGTTTGTCTGTGGAAAGTGCAAGGGCAAGAGCTGCACCTACACACAG GTTCAGACTCGCAGTGCTGATGAACCCATGACCACGTTTGTGATGTGCAACGATTGTGGCAACCGGTGGAAG TTTTGTTAA
- the tcea2 gene encoding transcription elongation factor A protein 2 isoform X4: protein MLPQQNCDGAMDLLRELKNMKMSLETLQSTRIGMSVNAVRKHSSDEEVQTLAKSLIKAWKKLLDGSEGKTEEKKKVPPPLQSSSKDRPGSSDFSKRPETPKTPTTSTTPTTPTTPTTPKMTSFPPPQVTTDSVRNKCRELLVSALQTDDDFKTIGADCEALAAEIEDFIYKEFKSTDMKYKARLRSRISNLKDQKNPDLRRNVLCGNISSERIASMTAEEMASAELKEIRKALTKESIREHQLSKVGGTETDMFVCGKCKGKSCTYTQVQTRSADEPMTTFVMCNDCGNRWKFC from the exons ATGCTTCCACAACAAAACTGT GATGGCGCCATGGACCTTTTAAGGGAATTGAAGAACATGAAGATGTCACTAGAGACCCTGCAG TCCACACGGATTGGGATGTCCGTGAATGCTGTGAGGAAGCACAGTTCAGACGAGGAAGTACAGACTCTGGCGAAGTCCCTCATCAAGGCCTGGAAAAAACTGCTTG ATGGCTCTGAGGGCaagacagaagaaaagaaaaaggtacCTCCCCCTCTTCAGTCATCATCAAAAGACAGACCAGGATCAAGTGACTTCag taAGAGACCAGAGACGCCAAAGACTCCCACCACCTCTACAACCCCTACAACCCCTACAACCCCAACAACCCCTAAGATGACCTCGTTCCCCCCTCCTCAAGTAACAACTGACAGTGTACGCAATAAATGCAGAGAGCTCCTCGTCTCAGCCCTGCAGACGGACG atgatTTCAAAACAATTGGAGCAGATTGTGAAGCTTTGGCAGCAGAGATTGAAGATT TCATCTACAAAGAGTTTAAATCCACTGACATGAAGTATAAGGCTCGGTTGAGGAGCCGCATCTCCAACCTGAAAGACCAGAAGAATCCTGACCTGCGCCGAAACGTGCTGTGTGGCAACATCAGCTCCGAACGCATTGCCTCCATGACTGCAGAG GAGATGGCAAGTGCTGAGCTGAAAGAGATAAGGAAGGCACTAACTAAAGAGTCCATTCGGGAGCACCAGCTCTCTAAAGTAGGCGGCACTGAGACTGACATGTTTGTCTGTGGAAAGTGCAAGGGCAAGAGCTGCACCTACACACAG GTTCAGACTCGCAGTGCTGATGAACCCATGACCACGTTTGTGATGTGCAACGATTGTGGCAACCGGTGGAAG TTTTGTTAA
- the tcea2 gene encoding transcription elongation factor A protein 2 isoform X5 yields the protein MDLLRELKNMKMSLETLQSTRIGMSVNAVRKHSSDEEVQTLAKSLIKAWKKLLDGSEGKTEEKKKVPPPLQSSSKDRPGSSDFSKRPETPKTPTTSTTPTTPTTPTTPKMTSFPPPQVTTDSVRNKCRELLVSALQTDDDFKTIGADCEALAAEIEDFIYKEFKSTDMKYKARLRSRISNLKDQKNPDLRRNVLCGNISSERIASMTAEEMASAELKEIRKALTKESIREHQLSKVGGTETDMFVCGKCKGKSCTYTQVQTRSADEPMTTFVMCNDCGNRWKFC from the exons ATGGACCTTTTAAGGGAATTGAAGAACATGAAGATGTCACTAGAGACCCTGCAG TCCACACGGATTGGGATGTCCGTGAATGCTGTGAGGAAGCACAGTTCAGACGAGGAAGTACAGACTCTGGCGAAGTCCCTCATCAAGGCCTGGAAAAAACTGCTTG ATGGCTCTGAGGGCaagacagaagaaaagaaaaaggtacCTCCCCCTCTTCAGTCATCATCAAAAGACAGACCAGGATCAAGTGACTTCag taAGAGACCAGAGACGCCAAAGACTCCCACCACCTCTACAACCCCTACAACCCCTACAACCCCAACAACCCCTAAGATGACCTCGTTCCCCCCTCCTCAAGTAACAACTGACAGTGTACGCAATAAATGCAGAGAGCTCCTCGTCTCAGCCCTGCAGACGGACG atgatTTCAAAACAATTGGAGCAGATTGTGAAGCTTTGGCAGCAGAGATTGAAGATT TCATCTACAAAGAGTTTAAATCCACTGACATGAAGTATAAGGCTCGGTTGAGGAGCCGCATCTCCAACCTGAAAGACCAGAAGAATCCTGACCTGCGCCGAAACGTGCTGTGTGGCAACATCAGCTCCGAACGCATTGCCTCCATGACTGCAGAG GAGATGGCAAGTGCTGAGCTGAAAGAGATAAGGAAGGCACTAACTAAAGAGTCCATTCGGGAGCACCAGCTCTCTAAAGTAGGCGGCACTGAGACTGACATGTTTGTCTGTGGAAAGTGCAAGGGCAAGAGCTGCACCTACACACAG GTTCAGACTCGCAGTGCTGATGAACCCATGACCACGTTTGTGATGTGCAACGATTGTGGCAACCGGTGGAAG TTTTGTTAA
- the tcea2 gene encoding transcription elongation factor A protein 2 isoform X6, translated as MSVNAVRKHSSDEEVQTLAKSLIKAWKKLLDGSEGKTEEKKKVPPPLQSSSKDRPGSSDFSKRPETPKTPTTSTTPTTPTTPTTPKMTSFPPPQVTTDSVRNKCRELLVSALQTDDDFKTIGADCEALAAEIEDFIYKEFKSTDMKYKARLRSRISNLKDQKNPDLRRNVLCGNISSERIASMTAEEMASAELKEIRKALTKESIREHQLSKVGGTETDMFVCGKCKGKSCTYTQVQTRSADEPMTTFVMCNDCGNRWKFC; from the exons ATGTCCGTGAATGCTGTGAGGAAGCACAGTTCAGACGAGGAAGTACAGACTCTGGCGAAGTCCCTCATCAAGGCCTGGAAAAAACTGCTTG ATGGCTCTGAGGGCaagacagaagaaaagaaaaaggtacCTCCCCCTCTTCAGTCATCATCAAAAGACAGACCAGGATCAAGTGACTTCag taAGAGACCAGAGACGCCAAAGACTCCCACCACCTCTACAACCCCTACAACCCCTACAACCCCAACAACCCCTAAGATGACCTCGTTCCCCCCTCCTCAAGTAACAACTGACAGTGTACGCAATAAATGCAGAGAGCTCCTCGTCTCAGCCCTGCAGACGGACG atgatTTCAAAACAATTGGAGCAGATTGTGAAGCTTTGGCAGCAGAGATTGAAGATT TCATCTACAAAGAGTTTAAATCCACTGACATGAAGTATAAGGCTCGGTTGAGGAGCCGCATCTCCAACCTGAAAGACCAGAAGAATCCTGACCTGCGCCGAAACGTGCTGTGTGGCAACATCAGCTCCGAACGCATTGCCTCCATGACTGCAGAG GAGATGGCAAGTGCTGAGCTGAAAGAGATAAGGAAGGCACTAACTAAAGAGTCCATTCGGGAGCACCAGCTCTCTAAAGTAGGCGGCACTGAGACTGACATGTTTGTCTGTGGAAAGTGCAAGGGCAAGAGCTGCACCTACACACAG GTTCAGACTCGCAGTGCTGATGAACCCATGACCACGTTTGTGATGTGCAACGATTGTGGCAACCGGTGGAAG TTTTGTTAA